Proteins encoded within one genomic window of Streptomyces taklimakanensis:
- a CDS encoding 2-oxoacid:acceptor oxidoreductase subunit alpha produces the protein MTSQVSNAADQQRSPGSPTKEVRRLERVVIRFAGDSGDGMQLTGDRFTSETASFGNDLSTLPNFPAEIRAPAGTLPGVSSFQLHFADHDILTPGDAPDVLVAMNPAALKANLPDLPRGAEIIVNTDEFSKRAMAKVGYAANPLEDGSLEGYRVHPVPLTTLTIEALKESGLARRDAERAKNMFALGLLSWMYHRPTEGTESFLRKKFARKPEVAEANVTAFRAGWNFGETTEDFAVSYEVAPASAAFPPGTYRNISGNLALSYGLIAASRQADLPLYLGSYPITPASDILHELSRHKNFGVRTFQAEDEIAGIGAALGAAFGGALAVTTTSGPGVALKSETIGLAVSLELPLLVVDIQRGGPSTGLPTKTEQADLLQAMYGRNGEAPVPVVAPATPGDCFDAALDAARIALTYRTPVFLLSDGYLANGSEPWRIPEIDELPDLRVRFAGGPNHTTEDGTEVFWPYKRDPETLARPWAVPGTPGLEHRIGGIEKQDGTGNISYSPDNHDFMVRTRQAKVDGIEVPDAVVDDPTGDARLLVLGWGSTYGPIAAAVRRLRAAGEKVAQTHLRHINPFPANLGEVLGRYDKVVVPEMNLGQLATLLRAKYLVDARSYTQVRGLPFKAEQLATVLKEAIDG, from the coding sequence GTGACCAGCCAGGTCAGCAACGCAGCCGATCAGCAACGCTCGCCCGGATCACCGACCAAGGAGGTCAGGCGCCTGGAGCGGGTCGTCATCCGGTTCGCCGGCGACTCCGGCGACGGTATGCAGTTGACCGGTGACCGGTTCACCTCGGAGACGGCGTCCTTCGGCAACGACCTCTCCACGCTGCCCAACTTCCCCGCCGAGATCCGGGCCCCCGCCGGGACGCTGCCGGGCGTGTCGTCGTTCCAGCTGCACTTCGCCGACCACGACATCCTCACCCCCGGTGACGCCCCCGACGTGCTGGTGGCGATGAACCCGGCCGCCCTGAAGGCGAACCTGCCGGACCTGCCGCGGGGCGCGGAGATCATCGTCAACACCGACGAGTTCTCCAAGCGGGCGATGGCCAAGGTCGGGTACGCCGCCAACCCCCTGGAGGACGGCTCCCTGGAGGGGTACCGCGTCCACCCGGTGCCGTTGACGACGCTGACGATCGAGGCGCTCAAGGAGTCCGGTCTGGCCAGGCGGGACGCCGAGCGCGCGAAGAACATGTTCGCGCTGGGCCTGCTGAGCTGGATGTACCACCGGCCCACCGAGGGCACCGAGTCCTTCCTGCGCAAGAAGTTCGCCAGGAAGCCCGAGGTGGCCGAGGCGAACGTCACCGCCTTCCGGGCGGGCTGGAACTTCGGCGAGACCACCGAGGACTTCGCCGTCTCCTACGAGGTCGCCCCGGCGTCGGCGGCCTTCCCGCCGGGCACCTACCGCAACATCTCCGGCAACCTGGCGCTGTCCTACGGGTTGATCGCCGCGTCCCGGCAGGCGGATCTCCCGCTGTACCTGGGCTCGTACCCGATCACCCCGGCCTCGGACATCCTGCACGAGCTGAGCCGCCACAAGAACTTCGGCGTGCGCACCTTCCAGGCCGAGGACGAGATCGCGGGCATCGGCGCCGCGCTGGGCGCCGCCTTCGGCGGCGCGCTCGCGGTGACCACCACCTCCGGCCCGGGAGTGGCGCTGAAGTCGGAGACGATCGGCCTGGCGGTCTCCCTGGAGCTGCCGCTGCTGGTCGTGGACATCCAGCGCGGCGGCCCCTCCACCGGTCTGCCCACCAAGACCGAGCAGGCGGACCTGCTCCAGGCGATGTACGGGCGCAACGGCGAGGCCCCGGTGCCGGTCGTCGCCCCGGCCACCCCGGGCGACTGCTTCGACGCCGCGCTGGACGCGGCCCGGATCGCGCTGACGTACCGGACGCCGGTCTTCCTGCTCTCCGACGGTTACCTGGCCAACGGTTCCGAGCCGTGGCGGATCCCGGAGATCGACGAGCTGCCCGACCTGCGGGTGCGGTTCGCGGGCGGCCCGAACCACACCACCGAGGACGGCACCGAGGTCTTCTGGCCGTACAAGCGCGACCCGGAGACCCTGGCCCGCCCCTGGGCCGTGCCGGGCACGCCGGGCCTGGAGCACCGCATCGGCGGCATCGAGAAGCAGGACGGCACGGGCAACATCTCCTACTCCCCGGACAACCACGACTTCATGGTCCGCACCCGCCAGGCGAAGGTGGACGGCATCGAGGTGCCGGACGCCGTCGTCGACGACCCCACCGGCGACGCGCGGCTGCTGGTGCTGGGCTGGGGCTCCACCTACGGGCCCATCGCCGCCGCGGTGCGCCGGCTGCGCGCCGCCGGGGAGAAGGTCGCCCAGACCCACCTGCGCCACATCAACCCCTTCCCCGCCAACCTCGGCGAGGTACTGGGGCGCTACGACAAGGTGGTCGTGCCCGAGATGAACCTCGGGCAGTTGGCCACCCTGCTGCGCGCGAAGTACCTGGTCGACGCCCGGTCGTACACCCAGGTCCGAGGACTGCCGTTCAAGGCCGAGCAACTCGCCACCGTTCTGAAGGAGGCCATCGATGGCTGA
- a CDS encoding response regulator transcription factor has translation MRVVIAEDSVLLREGLTRLLDDRGHEVVAGVGDGAALVKVVGELAAAGEPPDVVVADVRMPPTHTDEGLRAAIRLRVDHPELPVLVLSQYVEEQYATELLAGSGRGVGYLLKDRVAEVREFVDAVVRVARGGTALDPEVVAQLLGRSRKQDVLAGLTPREREVLGLMAEGRTNSAIARRLVVSDGAVEKHVGNIFMKLGLAPSDGDHRRVLAVLAYLRS, from the coding sequence GTGCGGGTGGTCATCGCCGAGGACTCGGTGTTGCTCAGGGAGGGCCTGACCCGCCTGCTGGACGACCGGGGCCACGAGGTCGTGGCGGGCGTCGGCGACGGTGCGGCGCTGGTGAAGGTGGTCGGCGAACTGGCCGCGGCCGGGGAGCCGCCGGACGTGGTGGTGGCGGACGTGCGGATGCCGCCGACCCACACCGACGAGGGCCTGCGGGCGGCCATCCGGCTCCGCGTCGACCACCCGGAGCTGCCGGTGCTGGTGCTGTCGCAGTACGTGGAGGAGCAGTACGCCACCGAGTTGCTGGCCGGGTCCGGCCGAGGGGTGGGCTACCTCCTCAAGGACCGGGTGGCCGAGGTGCGCGAGTTCGTGGACGCCGTGGTCCGGGTGGCCCGCGGCGGCACCGCGCTGGATCCGGAGGTGGTCGCCCAGTTGCTGGGCCGCAGCCGCAAGCAGGACGTGCTGGCGGGGCTCACGCCGCGGGAGCGCGAGGTGCTGGGGCTGATGGCCGAGGGCCGCACGAACTCGGCCATCGCCCGCCGGCTGGTGGTCAGCGACGGCGCGGTGGAGAAGCACGTCGGCAACATCTTCATGAAGCTGGGTCTGGCACCGAGTGACGGGGATCACCGTCGGGTGCTGGCGGTGCTCGCCTACCTCAGGTCGTAG
- a CDS encoding sensor histidine kinase, translated as MTATHDASVLHRSRVPAVLRVPFEGRAWREFLYVLFGLPVAVAGFVLAVTLTTTGLGLLITFLGVPLLALALAVFRSLGALERARARALLGLRVPEPEPVMAGRSGGGAMAWVWALLRSGTSWRHLLYAFLHFPWALFSFCVALPLWVSGWGTLTYPLWFWVLPTYTDQPGIQLYGDGQGRGWYLDAPAEVLLTSAVGLLLVLFTPWIVRGLTGVDRVLVQGLLGPSRLADRMRELESDRRTVTDTASADLRRIERDLHDGAQARLVALAMELGLAKEKLLEDPQTAAKMVDEAHDEVKLALAELRDLARGIHPAILTDRGLGPALSNLAARCTVPTTITVDLTTRPAPAIEGIAYFTTSELLQNTSKHSHATHATVDVWHTDHHLLIQVADNGRGGATTDHGTGLAGLAERLDSVDGLLLIDSPTGGPTTITARLPWRDPTP; from the coding sequence ATGACAGCCACCCACGACGCCTCGGTGCTCCACCGGTCCCGGGTCCCCGCGGTGCTGCGCGTGCCCTTCGAGGGCCGCGCCTGGCGGGAGTTCCTGTACGTCCTGTTCGGCCTGCCGGTCGCCGTGGCGGGCTTCGTCCTCGCCGTCACCCTGACCACGACCGGCCTCGGTCTGCTGATCACCTTCCTCGGTGTACCGCTGTTGGCCCTCGCCCTCGCGGTCTTCCGGTCCCTGGGCGCCCTGGAGCGGGCCCGCGCCCGAGCGCTGCTGGGACTGCGGGTCCCGGAGCCCGAGCCGGTCATGGCCGGGCGGAGCGGCGGGGGCGCGATGGCCTGGGTGTGGGCGCTGCTGCGGAGCGGTACGTCGTGGCGGCACCTGCTGTACGCGTTCCTCCACTTCCCCTGGGCGCTGTTCTCCTTCTGTGTGGCGCTGCCCCTGTGGGTGTCCGGCTGGGGGACGCTGACGTACCCGCTGTGGTTCTGGGTCCTCCCCACCTACACCGACCAGCCGGGCATCCAGTTGTACGGCGACGGGCAGGGCCGCGGCTGGTACCTGGACGCCCCCGCCGAGGTCCTTCTCACCTCGGCCGTCGGCCTGCTGCTCGTGCTGTTCACGCCGTGGATCGTGCGGGGGCTGACCGGCGTGGACAGGGTGCTGGTCCAGGGGCTGCTCGGACCGTCGCGCCTGGCCGACCGGATGCGGGAGTTGGAGTCGGATCGGCGGACGGTGACCGACACCGCCTCCGCCGACCTGCGCCGCATCGAACGCGACCTCCACGACGGCGCCCAGGCCCGCCTGGTCGCCCTCGCCATGGAACTCGGCCTGGCCAAGGAGAAACTCCTCGAAGACCCCCAGACCGCCGCCAAAATGGTCGACGAAGCCCACGACGAGGTGAAACTCGCCCTCGCCGAACTCCGCGACCTCGCCCGCGGCATCCACCCCGCCATCCTCACCGACCGCGGCCTCGGCCCCGCCCTGTCCAACCTCGCCGCCCGCTGCACCGTCCCCACCACCATCACCGTCGACCTCACCACCCGCCCCGCACCCGCCATCGAAGGCATCGCCTACTTCACCACCTCCGAACTCCTCCAGAACACCAGCAAACACAGCCACGCCACCCACGCCACCGTCGACGTCTGGCACACCGACCACCACCTCCTCATCCAGGTCGCCGACAACGGCCGCGGCGGCGCCACCACCGACCACGGCACCGGACTGGCCGGACTCGCCGAACGCCTCGACTCCGTCGACGGACTCCTCCTCATCGACTCCCCCACCGGCGGACCCACCACCATCACCGCCCGCCTCCCCTGGCGCGACCCCACCCCCTGA